The following proteins come from a genomic window of Pocillopora verrucosa isolate sample1 chromosome 6, ASM3666991v2, whole genome shotgun sequence:
- the LOC131798237 gene encoding uncharacterized protein: MNSLLPKVRRAHMLGNQLRGHISNSLHDKFLSVAFLGYFPKSYLFHTSGLHVARPSNKKAERTEKSREASGKLLEKLRKTRLEGLVNPEPVSTPEEKLTKRIRKIQSIKGLLQFYWFRVNKKRELTPLHKFTILECIVEYFSKSVQMRDVFLTQPLQQSLFEMLAQDVRVHLNDFDSNQIYNVVIYMAKLCVKDPSIYADLERGILYHKLRGYSNKQLSQLGWAFAKYCLHTNVVEIFHALDKEIFSRDISKFSSEELCTIAWSFSEFGFPKDRQFYKAIGSEILTRDLSQFKPWTLASLSLSYSRADAFVAEVFEVVEEELLQRDDLKSFTTNDLVILVLAFGRVGKLHPDLFQKFEVTMVTRRDYAETVLREYLQETYHLLKKSEFHLAVVVKMIERVLDPDVCNSLFDILFRPRRSWKEKVLHQYLFKAY; the protein is encoded by the coding sequence ATGAATTCGCTTTTACCCAAAGTTCGTCGTGCCCACATGCTTGGAAATCAGTTGCGCGGTCACATCTCTAATAGTCTTCATGATAAATTCTTGTCTGTGGCTTTTCTGGGTTATTTCCCCAAAAGCTATCTCTTCCACACATCTGGATTACATGTAGCTCGTCCAAGTAATAAGAAAGCCGAGAGAACAGAGAAATCTAGAGAAGCTTCTGGCAAGCTTCTGGAGAAGTTACGAAAGACACGCCTTGAGGGACTAGTAAACCCTGAGCCTGTGTCCACACCTGAAGAGAAACTCACCAAGCGAATTAGGAAGATACAGTCCATCAAGGGGCTTTTGCAGTTTTACTGGTTCAGAGTGAATAAAAAGCGAGAACTGACTCCTCTCCATAAATTCACAATTCTTGAATGTATCGTAGAGTATTTCTCGAAAAGCGTTCAGATGAGAGATGTGTTTTTGACTCAGCCTCTCCAACAGAGTTTGTTTGAGATGCTGGCGCAAGACGTCAGGGTACACCTTAATGACTTTGATTCGAACCAGATATACAACGTTGTAATTTACATGGCTAAATTGTGTGTTAAAGATCCTTCTATCTACGCGGATCTCGAAAGGGGAATTTTGTACCACAAACTCAGAGGATACTCTAACAAACAGCTCTCTCAGCTAGGCTGGGCATTTGCAAAATACTGTTTGCATACAAATGTTGTTGAAATATTCCATGCCTTAGATAAGGAGATTTTCTCAAGAGAcatatcaaaattttcatctgAAGAACTGTGCACTATAGCTTGGTCGTTTTCTGAGTTTGGCTTTCCCAAAGATAGGCAATTTTACAAGGCAATTGGTAGTGAGATTTTAACTCGAGATCTCAGCCAATTTAAGCCATGGACTCTGGCATCTCTGTCACTTTCTTACTCTAGAGCAGATGCTTTTGTAGCTGAAGTGTTTGAAGTGGTTGAAGAAGAGCTGTTGCAGCGTGATGATCTCAAATCCTTTACAACAAATGATTTGGTTATCCTTGTGTTGGCATTTGGTAGAGTTGGAAAGCTCCATCCTGATTTGTTCCAAAAGTTTGAAGTTACAATGGTGACAAGAAGAGACTATGCTGAGACAGTTCTGAGGGAGTATTTGCAAGAAACTTACCATCTGTTAAAGAAAAGTGAGTTTCATTTAGCAGTTGTGGTCAAAATGATTGAGCGTGTATTAGACCCAGATGTGTGTAattctttatttgatattctGTTTCGCCCTCGtagatcttggaaagaaaaggtTCTTCACCAGTACCTTTTTAAAGCTTACTAG
- the LOC131798258 gene encoding LOW QUALITY PROTEIN: acid-sensing ion channel 4-A-like (The sequence of the model RefSeq protein was modified relative to this genomic sequence to represent the inferred CDS: inserted 1 base in 1 codon), with the protein MSGTAGLLRNGSKINGTAWNKISPEGNDGSGEDASKMSAIRQLWNGFVENTTLHGLSYVVTGKSRIRRILWAVFLLTAIAFFSYQSISMLKKYFSFPNTTKVSLKYDSMPDFPAVTICNFNKYRSSVVKNLTSLGLGGATYXNVDFSTLTNLTQFLFDAGHQINDTMHSCRWNGKQTCDYRNFTPVLTSMGLCHTFNSGKDGQSVLKVNEAGADSGLSLILNVQQYEYFGIQAISAGLKIRVHRQNTLPIVGRLGFSAGPGTSVFAGIRKKRVINLPKPYESNCYDGKMDAITDHTTYTISSCLSLCEARSLIKECGCRNMEMSGLNGTKPCKTKKELTCLLKAQANFQTLKKNQCDCPVPCGAISYEPYLSYAAFPSEGYLSRFFKAGENNTYWTPEKIKQTQEWLRQNFLELRVYFQDLNYQVIEETPAYELASLLGEIGGQVGLCVGASLLTVLEFCDVILGIVRIQMGLR; encoded by the exons ATGTCAGGAACTGCTGGATTACTACGAAATGGTTCAAAAATAAATGGCACAGCTTGGAACAAAATCAGCCCCGAGGGTAACGACGGGTCTGGGGAAGACGCGTCCAAGATGTCTGCAATCAGGCAACTATGGAATGGTTTCGTGGAAAATACAACTCTTCATGGTTTATCTTATGTGGTTACCGGTAAATCGAGGATTCGTCGCATTCTCTGGGCTGTGTTTCTTTTGACGGCAATTGCGTTTTTTTCATATCAGTCCATCAGCATGTTAAAGAAGTATTTCAGCTTCCCAAACACCACAAAAGTCAGTTTGAAATACGATTCGATGCCGGATTTCCCAGCCGTGACTATTTGCAACTTCAACAAGTACAGAAGTTCTGTTGTTAAAAATTTGACTTCGTTAGGACTGGGTGGAGCTACAT GAAATGTAGACTTCAGCACACTAACCAACTTAACACAATTTTTATTCGATGCGGGACATCAAATCAATGATACTATGCATTCTTGTCGGTGGAACGGTAAACAGACCTGCGATTACAGGAATTTCACTCCAGTTTTGACCTCTATGGGGCTTTGCCACACATTTAATTCAG GGAAGGATGGTCAAAGTGTTTTGAAGGTCAATGAGGCAGGAGCAGACTCTGGACTTTCTTTGATACTAAACGTACAACAATATGAATATTTTGGAATTCAAGCAATCAGTGCCGGCCTCAAGATACGTGTTCATCGTCAGAATACTCTGCCTATAGTTGGTCGGCTTGGATTTTCTGCTGGTCCTGGCACAAGTGTATTTGCAGGGATACGAAAAAAGAGG GTTATAAATCTCCCAAAACCGTACGAAAGCAACTGCTACGATGGAAAGATGGATGCCATAACTGATCACACGACGTACACAATTTCATCATGTTTGTCGCTCTGTGAGGCCAGGTCTTTGATAAAAGAATGCGGTTGTAGAAACATGGAAATGTCTG GACTGAACGGCACCAAACCCTGCAAAACCAAAAAAGAGTTGACTTGCCTTCTTAAAGCTCAAG CTAACTTTcaaaccttaaagaaaaatcagtgTGATTGTCCAGTGCCCTGTGGTGCGATTTCCTATGAACCCTACTTGTCATACGCTGCGTTCCCTAGCGAAGGATATTTGTCGCGGTTTTTCAAAGCAGGGGAGAATAACACTTACTGGACAccagaaaaaatcaaacaaacacaaGAATGGTTAAG gcAGAATTTTCTAGAGCTGCGTGTTTATTTCCAGGATTTGAATTACCAGGTTATTGAGGAAACACCGGCCTATGAATTGGCAAGTTTGTTAG GCGAAATCGGCGGTCAAGTTGGTCTTTGTGTCGGTGCCAGTCTCCTGACCGTGCTTGAGTTCTGTGACGTCATACTTGGTATCGTAAGGATACAAATGGGGTTGAGATGA
- the LOC131798259 gene encoding acid-sensing ion channel 4-A-like, translated as MSGTAGLLRNDSKINGTAWNKINPEGNDVSGEDASKMSAIRQLWNGFVENATLHGLSYVVTGKSRLRRILWAVFLLTAIAFFSYQSISMLKKYFSFPNTTKVSLKYDSMPDFPAVTICNFNKYRSSVVKNLTSLGLGGATYENVDFSTLTNLTQFLFDAGHQINDTMHSCLWNGKQTCDYRNFTPVLTSMGLCHTFNSGKDGQSVLKVNEAGADSGLSLILSVQQYEYFGIQAISAGLKIRVHRQNTLPIVGRLGFSVGPGTSVFAGIRKKRVINLPKPYESNCYDGKMDAITDHTTYTISSCLSLCEARSLIKECGCRNMEMSGLNGTKPCKTKKELTCLLKAQANFQTLKKNQCDCPVPCGAISYEPYLSYAAFPSEGYLSRFFKAGENNTYWTSEKIKQTQQWLRQNFLELRVYFQDLNYQVIEETPAYELASLLGEIGGQVGLCVGASLLTVLEFCDVILGIVRIQMGLR; from the exons ATGTCAGGAACTGCTGGATTACTACGAAATGATTCAAAAATAAATGGCACAGCTTGGAACAAAATCAACCCCGAGGGTAACGACGTGTCTGGGGAAGACGCGTCCAAGATGTCTGCAATCAGGCAACTATGGAATGGTTTCGTGGAAAATGCAACTCTTCATGGTTTATCTTATGTGGTTACCGGTAAATCGAGGCTTCGTCGCATTCTCTGGGCTGTGTTTCTTTTGACGGCAATTGCGTTTTTTTCATATCAGTCCATCAGCATGTTAAAGAAGTATTTCAGCTTCCCAAACACCACAAAAGTCAGTTTGAAATACGATTCGATGCCGGATTTCCCAGCCGTGACTATTTGCAACTTCAACAAGTACAGAAGTTCTGTTGTTAAAAATTTGACTTCGTTAGGACTGGGTGGAGCTACATATGAAAATGTAGACTTCAGCACACTAACCAACTTAACACAATTTTTATTCGATGCGGGACATCAAATCAATGATACTATGCATTCTTGTCTGTGGAACGGTAAACAGACCTGCGATTACAGGAATTTCACTCCAGTTTTGACCTCTATGGGGCTTTGCCACACATTTAATTCAG GGAAAGATGGTCAAAGTGTTTTGAAGGTCAATGAGGCAGGAGCAGACTCTGGACTTTCTTTGATACTAAGCGTACAACAATATGAATATTTTGGAATTCAAGCAATCAGCGCCGGCCTCAAGATACGTGTTCATCGTCAGAATACTCTGCCTATAGTTGGTCGGCTTGGATTTTCTGTTGGTCCTGGCACAAGTGTATTTGCAGGGATACGAAAAAAGAGG GTTATAAATCTCCCAAAACCGTACGAAAGCAACTGCTACGATGGAAAGATGGATGCCATAACTGATCACACGACGTACACAATTTCATCATGTTTGTCGCTCTGTGAGGCCAGGTCTTTGATAAAAGAATGCGGTTGTAGAAACATGGAAATGTCTG GACTGAACGGCACCAAACCCTGCAAAACCAAAAAAGAGTTGACTTGTCTTCTTAAAGCTCAAG CTAACTTTcaaaccttaaagaaaaatcagtgTGATTGTCCAGTGCCCTGTGGTGCGATTTCCTATGAACCCTACTTGTCATACGCTGCGTTCCCTAGCGAAGGATATTTGTCGCGGTTTTTCAAAGCAGGGGAGAATAACACTTACTGGACAtcagaaaaaatcaaacaaacacaaCAATGGTTAAG gcAGAATTTTCTAGAGCTGCGTGTTTATTTCCAGGATTTGAATTACCAGGTTATTGAGGAAACACCGGCCTATGAATTGGCAAGTTTGTTAG GCGAAATCGGCGGTCAAGTTGGTCTTTGTGTCGGTGCCAGTCTCCTGACCGTGCTTGAGTTCTGTGACGTCATACTCGGTATCGTAAGGATACAAATGGGGTTGAGATGA